Part of the SAR202 cluster bacterium genome, TGACATGTCAGATGAAATTAATGATCAATTAGATAGACTTGAATCTGATCCTTCATTACGTGTATTAGTTTTATCTGGCGAGGATCCCTCTTTTTGTTCTGGTGCTAATGTACGTAATTTTAATAAAAATATTGAAGAGCGTGAAAAGAAGGCAGAAGAAAACCCTAATGTTGAGGATAGTATTTCTGCATGGGAACGCATGGAAGCGGTGTATGCTAACAAAACAGAAGACAGAGACCGGTTACGCTTCTTGCCTTTAAGATTACATAATTTACAAAAACCATCTATTGCAATGGTGAATGGATATGCTATGGGGATAGGCATGGGAATGGCTATTTCGTGTGATATTCGAATCGCATCCGATAAAGCTAGCTTTTCAGAAGCTTTTATCCGAAATGGATTAATTCCTGCTGATGGATCATGTTGGCAATTACCTAGAATGATTGGACTTGGTAATACCCTATTACTTCAATATTTAGGTGACCTTATTCCTGCCGATAAAGCATTTCAACTTGGATTAGTAAACGAAGTGGTGGAACATGACAAATTACTTGATACCACTATGGAATTAGCAAAAAGAATTGCTCAAGGCCCAACATATTCAATGTCATTAATTAAGTATTTGGTCCAAAAATCTTTATATACTAATCTTGAAGATAGCCTAAAGGTTGCTACCGTCGCACAAAATATTGCAAGGGGTACTGAGGATCATAAGGAAGGTGTTAGGGCATTTTTGGAGAAAAGGAAACCTAATTTCAAAGGTCGCTAGACTTAATTAGAATATATATTCACTTAAATTTGAAAAAGGCTTTGTGAGTCTTTGTAAGGTATTATTTTTGATTAATAAGACTTGATCTGCATATCTTTCAACCATGTCTAAATCGTGACTAGCTAGCAATATACCAATATTATTACGTGAAATATCCTTTAACATATTGAAAAATATTTTTCTGGTTTGGTAATCAAGATTACTTAGTGATTCATCTAATAATATAAATTCGTATAGACTAAGTTATTTATTTGCCAAGGTTTAAAAAGCTTTTTTGACTATTTTTTTGTTAATTCTATTAATTTATTAACTGATTCTATAGGTGGGCCAAGAGTTCCAGGTAGCTTTTCAGTTTTAGTTTTAATACCATGATAATCACTTCCTCCACACGGTATAAGGTTATATTTTGATGCAATATTTTTTAATCCATTAATAGTGTTGGTGTCATAGTTGGCATAGAAAACCTCTATTCCTTTTAAACCAGATTTAATTAGACTGGGCAATAGTTGATGAAGGTTTTTTATATAACCAGGATGAGCTAGAACAGGTATTCCTTCATATTGAAGAATAGTTTTTATTGCATCATATACATTAAGCCTAAATCTCTCAATATAGGCTATACCATTTCTTCCGATATATTTGTCAAAAGCTTCTTGGAATGTTGCTATAGATTTTATTTCTAACATTGCTTTTGCTATGTGGGGTCTACCAACAGCACCGTATCCTGCAAGTTCTTCAACACGCGACCATTGGATATTAATACCAATATCATTCAGTTTTTCAACCATTATTTTTGCACGTTCTACACGGTTATTACGGCATTCAATTAGTAATTTTTGTAAGTCTTTATTTTTATAATCAATAAAATAACCTAGAATGTGTATTTCGCCCTCATCGGTATCTGTATTAAGCTCTATTCCAGGTATTATAGTTAAATTCTTACCTTGCGAGGCAAGCATTGCTTCATCAATTCCATCTGTACAATCATGATCTGTTATAGCAATAATGCCCAGATTGTTTTTTAGTGCTAATTCTACTAATTTATCAGGCGTAAGCGCACCATCGGAATAGGTTGTATGGAGATGTAGATCTACATTCACCATAGGTAAACAAATCCTTTCAAACTGTACGTGAAATTATGTTGCAATTTCTACGTTACGTGTTTCTCTGATTACAGTTACTTTAATTTGTCCTGGATAAGCTAAGGTATCTTGTATTTTATTTGCAACATCTCGAGCTAATTTTGCAGCAGAAGTATCGTCAACAGTATCTGGTTGTACCACTATTCGAATTTCTCTACCTGCCTGTATTGCAAAACTTCTCTCAATACCAGGAAATTCATTTGCTACTGCTTCTAGAGCCTCAAGTCGTTTTACATAGTGTTCTAAAGTATCTTTTCTAGAACCAGGTCTTGCTGCACTAACTGCATCCGCTGCTGCAACAATGAAGGCTTCAATAGATCCCATATCTTCATCATGATGTTCCATAATTGCACGCCATATTGGTTCAGATATTCCATGTTTTTGAGCAACATCAGCACCTATTTCTGCGTGCGTACCTTCAACTTCGTGAGTCAAAGCTTTACCAATATCGTGCAGAAGTCCACCTGCTTTGGCAACTTCAATATTAGCACCGAGTTCAGCAGCAAGCATACCTGCTATATTTGAAACCTCAATACTGTGTTGAAGTATATTTTCGCCATAACTATATCGATACTTTAAGCGACCAATTAGGCGAATTAATTCAGAGTTCATTCCTCTAACTCTTGTTTCAAAAACAGCTCTCTCACCTTCTTGCCAAATAATTTCATCAAGCTCTTCTTGAGCTTTTTCTACAATATCTTCAATTCTAGCTGGATGGATTCTACCATCTGCAACTAAGTTGGTAAGTGCTATTTTTGCAACTTCACGCCGTATTGGATCGAAACAAGAAACACTAACTGCTTCTGGAGTGTCATCAATTATTAAATCTACCCCTGTTGCTGCTTCTATTGCACGAATATTTCTACCTTCACGTCCAATTAATCGACCTTTCATTTCATCATTTGGAAGTTTAACAGTAGAAGTACTATTTTCTGATACAACATCTGAGGCTAACCTGTGTATTGCTAAAGTTAATACACGTTTGGCTTGGTTATTCGCATCATTTTTGTATTCGTTTTCTAAATCTCTATAGCGCTTAGCTAATTCAAATTTGATGTCTTCTTCAGCTTTTTTCATTAAGGCATTTTTAGCATCGGAGATTGATACACCAGCAATTATTTCAAGTTGCTTTACTTCTTTTTCCTTAATCTCCTCTAATTCTGCTCTTGATTCATCAAGTAAATTTTGCTTTCTATCTAATTCAGCTTCTATTTGGCGATGACGTTGCTGTGTACTTTCATTCTTTTGGGAAATTTGTTCTTCCCTTTGGTTTAATCTTCTTTCTGTACGATTAAGATCTGAGCGTCTATCGCGTAATTCTTTTTCAGATGTACTGCGAATGTTTAGTGCTTCCTCTTTTGCTTGAAGTACAATTTTTCGTTTGTTTTCTTCAGCTTCTTCTATAACACTAATTGCTTTTAAACGAGCTTGCGTTACACCTCTACGATTCAAGATAAACTGAACCGTTGCTGCTAAAATAATTCCTACTACTAAAGCCGAGAAGACGGGAATTAATGTTTCCATAGATCCGTCCTTTCGATTAAAGGGCTCGCATATATTAACAAACCACTTTAGTTAAATGTAAACTTCTATGGTGTCACTGTCAAGTATAGGCTATATAAATAGATATATTCTTTAATTATTAAATGCTAAACTGATTTACGATATATAAAGTACTAAAAAATAATGAATAGAAAATCTTTTGATAATATTGATAATGTTTTCTCAAATCCTCCTGAATGCTTCGATAAATTTAGACTCATCGTAGATCAAGGGTTATTTGATTGTATTGGCCCATTTAGTAACGAATTAAAAAAAACAATGGGTTATCATCTAGGTTTTAATGATCAAGATGGCAATTTATTAGATAAGCGTTCAGCCGGTAAATCTTTGAGGCCTACTTTAAGTTTACTGGTATGTGAATCATTAACTAGTGACTACTTACCAGTTTTATATTCAGCTCTTGCAATCGAACTGATTCATAACTTTTCATTAATTCATGACGATATTCAAGATAGAGATACAGAGCGTAGACATCAAAAAACAGTCTGGACTTTGTGGGGGGAACCTAGAGCATTATGGATTGGGAATACAATGCGTTCTCTAGCTGATTCTACTCAATCAAATATTGAGCTAGATTCTACTATTATGTTGAAGGCTGCTGAACTTTTATCCCAAGCTTCTATGGAAATGATTGAAGGGCAATTTATGGACGTAGAGTATGAAAAAAGATTACATGTTACCTCGGATGAATATTTGTTAATGATTTCCAGAAAAACTGGGGCTCTGATTAGATGTGCTTCAGAACTTGGTGCTCTTCATTCTTTAAATGACGAATATATAACAACAAAATTTAGAGATTTCGGATCACATCTAGGTAGGGCTTTTCAAATTCGTGATGATGTTTTAGGTATTTGGGGAGATACGAAAATTACCGGAAAGCCTGTTGGGAGCGATATATTACGAAAGAAAAAAACATATCCAATTTTATTAGCATTAGATGTTGCAAATGAGGTAGATAATCCAGAATTAGCAAGTTTAATGTTTCAATCTGAGATTTCAGATTTAGAAATGGATAAAATTATTACAATAATGAGTGATTATGAAGTTTTTGAAAAATCTCAAAATATGATTGAATATCACTCAGAATTAGCTCTTGAATGTATTAATAGTGTTAAAGACTCACTATCAAAATGGGGTTATAATCAATTATGTCATTTAACAAATTACTTAGCATATAGACTATCCTAATAGAGGTAAATGGTGTTATTTTGAAGAGAAAGCAATTAGTAGATTTAGCTTTCCAATATTGTGAATCTTTGGCGAAAAGTAACTATGAAAACTTTTTTATTGGAACATTATTCTTACCTAGAAAAATAATTAAACATTTTCATTCAATTTATGCTTATTGTCGTATGATTGATGATTTTGGGGATAAATTTTCTGGGGAATCGAATAATTTCCTCGATTACGCTGAAGAGCAATTAAATTTATGTTATCGAGGTAAACCTGATTCATTAAGTTTTCATGCTCTGTATAAAACAATTTGTGAATTTGATATACCAATAAAACCTTTCCAAGATCTGATAGAAGCCAACAGAATAGACCAGAATAAAAAAAGATATAATACTTTTGCAGATCTTTTATTGTATTGTGAAAAATCTGCAAACCCTGTCGGACATCTTGTTTTATATATTTTGGGTTTTATTGAAGATAAATGTTTTGAACTGTCTGATTTAACTTGTACAGCATTACAGCTCACAAATTTTTGGCAAGATGTTCAAGAAGATTACATTTTAAGAGATCGTATATATATTCCCTTAGAAGATATGAAAAATTTCAACTATAATGAACAACAATTATGGAATCGCGAGTATAACCAAAGCTTTGTAAATCTAATGCAATTTCAGATTGATAGAACATCAGGTTATTTTTCAGAGGGATTAAAGTTACTAGATTATATTTCGGGTAAGCCAAAAATTGAAATTGCTATGTTTAATCTTGGGGGTCTAGGTGTTTTGGAAAAGATTAAGAAAAGAAAGTACAATGTTTTTTTAGGCAGACCAAAATTAAGTCACATAGATAAAACAGGGCTTTTATTAAAATCAGTTTTGATTTCAAATCGGTTAGGATATAAATTATTTGGACACATTAGGCATTAGTGATATACAACTAGAATATGCTTATGATTATTGTGAACAGATCACAAAAGAAGAGGCTAGAAATTTTTATTATGCCTTTATTACTTTACCAATGCGAAAAAAAAGAGCGATATACACTGCGTATGCTTTTTGTAGACGATGTGATGATGCTGTAGATAATAGTGAATCTACAAATGAAAAAAAACGTTTGTTAGATGAAATTGAAAATAATTTAAAATCTGGAATAAATTTAGATAAGTCAATTCTCGAAAATAACCCGATAATTTTAGCAACTTGTGCCATAATTGAAGATTATAATATTCCCCAACAGTATTTTTTTGATGTAATCGAAGGCGTAAGAATGGATATTGAATTTACAACATTTGATTCTTTTGATGAAGTTAAAGAATATTGCTATAAAGTTGCCAGTGTTATTGGTTTAATTTGTATAAAAATATTTGGATATACAAATCCTAAAGCAGTCGAATATGCAATTGATTTCGGTTTAGCAATGCAATTAACCAACATATTAAGAGATATTCTAGATGACTTAAATGAAAACAGATGTTATTTAGCTTATGAAGAAATGGAAAAATTTAATTATTCAATAAAGCTATTAACAGAATCTTTGTATAATGAAGATTTTATACAATTAATGAAATTTGAAGTTGATAGAGCTAAAAGATATTTTGAATCAGGATCAAGGTTACTCCCTCTTGTAGATATAGATTCACGTATTTGTTTGGTAATCTTATCAAAAATATATAGCAAAATTTTAAAAAAAATTGAGAAGTCTAATTATAATATTTTTCAAACAAATTATAGATTGAACACATTTGAAAAGTTATCCATTATGGGATTTGCATGGTTGAGATACAAAATAACCAAGAAATAAAAAAAAATAATGCCATAGTAATTGGGGGAGGTATCGCTGGGATATATAGTGCCATTTTATTACAAGAAAAGGGCTATATAGTTTCATTGATTGAACAGAGAAAATTTTTAGGTGGTCGAACTTATTCGGTTAAAAAATCTTTAAAACCTCAATATGATAATGGGCAACATTTACTCATGGGTTGTTATCGAAATTTATTACAGTTTTTCAAAAAAATTGGAAGCTTATCTGAAATACATTTTCAAGATTCATTTAGTGTAAAAATCATTGATAGAACAGGAAAGATTGGAATTATTCGCGATACAAAATTTCTTCCATTCGGATTGATTCTATTAGTTTCACTATTAAAATATCCGTATATAGGATTTCAAGAAAAATTGAGCGCAATATTTACATTAGTAAAA contains:
- a CDS encoding PHP domain-containing protein, which codes for MVNVDLHLHTTYSDGALTPDKLVELALKNNLGIIAITDHDCTDGIDEAMLASQGKNLTIIPGIELNTDTDEGEIHILGYFIDYKNKDLQKLLIECRNNRVERAKIMVEKLNDIGINIQWSRVEELAGYGAVGRPHIAKAMLEIKSIATFQEAFDKYIGRNGIAYIERFRLNVYDAIKTILQYEGIPVLAHPGYIKNLHQLLPSLIKSGLKGIEVFYANYDTNTINGLKNIASKYNLIPCGGSDYHGIKTKTEKLPGTLGPPIESVNKLIELTKK
- the rny gene encoding ribonuclease Y yields the protein METLIPVFSALVVGIILAATVQFILNRRGVTQARLKAISVIEEAEENKRKIVLQAKEEALNIRSTSEKELRDRRSDLNRTERRLNQREEQISQKNESTQQRHRQIEAELDRKQNLLDESRAELEEIKEKEVKQLEIIAGVSISDAKNALMKKAEEDIKFELAKRYRDLENEYKNDANNQAKRVLTLAIHRLASDVVSENSTSTVKLPNDEMKGRLIGREGRNIRAIEAATGVDLIIDDTPEAVSVSCFDPIRREVAKIALTNLVADGRIHPARIEDIVEKAQEELDEIIWQEGERAVFETRVRGMNSELIRLIGRLKYRYSYGENILQHSIEVSNIAGMLAAELGANIEVAKAGGLLHDIGKALTHEVEGTHAEIGADVAQKHGISEPIWRAIMEHHDEDMGSIEAFIVAAADAVSAARPGSRKDTLEHYVKRLEALEAVANEFPGIERSFAIQAGREIRIVVQPDTVDDTSAAKLARDVANKIQDTLAYPGQIKVTVIRETRNVEIAT
- a CDS encoding polyprenyl synthetase family protein, with the protein product MNRKSFDNIDNVFSNPPECFDKFRLIVDQGLFDCIGPFSNELKKTMGYHLGFNDQDGNLLDKRSAGKSLRPTLSLLVCESLTSDYLPVLYSALAIELIHNFSLIHDDIQDRDTERRHQKTVWTLWGEPRALWIGNTMRSLADSTQSNIELDSTIMLKAAELLSQASMEMIEGQFMDVEYEKRLHVTSDEYLLMISRKTGALIRCASELGALHSLNDEYITTKFRDFGSHLGRAFQIRDDVLGIWGDTKITGKPVGSDILRKKKTYPILLALDVANEVDNPELASLMFQSEISDLEMDKIITIMSDYEVFEKSQNMIEYHSELALECINSVKDSLSKWGYNQLCHLTNYLAYRLS
- the hpnC gene encoding squalene synthase HpnC is translated as MLIEVNGVILKRKQLVDLAFQYCESLAKSNYENFFIGTLFLPRKIIKHFHSIYAYCRMIDDFGDKFSGESNNFLDYAEEQLNLCYRGKPDSLSFHALYKTICEFDIPIKPFQDLIEANRIDQNKKRYNTFADLLLYCEKSANPVGHLVLYILGFIEDKCFELSDLTCTALQLTNFWQDVQEDYILRDRIYIPLEDMKNFNYNEQQLWNREYNQSFVNLMQFQIDRTSGYFSEGLKLLDYISGKPKIEIAMFNLGGLGVLEKIKKRKYNVFLGRPKLSHIDKTGLLLKSVLISNRLGYKLFGHIRH
- a CDS encoding phytoene/squalene synthase family protein, whose product is MDTLGISDIQLEYAYDYCEQITKEEARNFYYAFITLPMRKKRAIYTAYAFCRRCDDAVDNSESTNEKKRLLDEIENNLKSGINLDKSILENNPIILATCAIIEDYNIPQQYFFDVIEGVRMDIEFTTFDSFDEVKEYCYKVASVIGLICIKIFGYTNPKAVEYAIDFGLAMQLTNILRDILDDLNENRCYLAYEEMEKFNYSIKLLTESLYNEDFIQLMKFEVDRAKRYFESGSRLLPLVDIDSRICLVILSKIYSKILKKIEKSNYNIFQTNYRLNTFEKLSIMGFAWLRYKITKK